CAGCGGAGGCGACAACCTTGTACACAGGATCCGAAGCGCCCTGCTGGGCGAACTTCAGGATGGCCAGTGCCTCGGTCGTCTGCTTGCCGCGGACAAGATTGACGACGCGCCGGGCCTTCATCGGCGTAACGCGCAGGTGGCGCGCAATTGCCTTGGCTTCCATTGCTTTCCTTTCCTAAGGAAGGAGCTGCAACCTCTGACCTATGGTCAGCGGCGCTTGCCCTTCTTGTCGTCCTTCACGTGGCCGCGGAAAGTACGCGTCATAGCGAACTCGCCGAGCTTGTGTCCGACCATCGACTCAGTGATGAACACTGGGATGTGCTTGCGTCCGTCGTGCACAGCGATCGTGTGGCCGAGCATGTCCGGCACGATCATGGAACGGCGGGACCACGTCTTGATGACGTTGCGGGTACCTGCTTCGTTCTGGTTCAGAACCTTCACAAGAAGGTGCTGATCAACGAAGGGGCCCTTCTTAAGGCTGCGTGGCATCTAAGAGCTCCTATCGCTTGTTCTTGCCAGTGCGGCGACGGCGCACAATGAGCTTGTCGCTGGACTTGTTAGGACGGCGCGTGCGGCCTTCCTTCTTACCGGCTGGGTTGACTGGGTGACGGCCACCGGAGGTACGGCCTTCACCACCACCGTGTGGGTGGTCAACCGGGTTCATGGAGACACCGCGAACGGTTGGGCGTACGCCCTTCCAGCGCATGCGGCCGGCTTTACCCCAGTTGATGTTGATCTGCTCAGCGTTACCGACTTCGCCGACGGTTGCGCGGCAGCGTACGTCAACGTTGCGGATTTCGCCGGATGGCAGACGCAGCTGTGCGTACTTGCCTTCGCGGGCTACCAGCTGAGCGGATGCACCAGCGGAACGAGCCATCTTGGCGCCGCCACCTGGGCGGAGCTCGATCGCGTGCACAACGGTACCCACTGGGATGTTGCGCAGCGGCAGGTTGTTACCTGGCTTGATGTCAGCGTTCGGGCCGGACTCGACGCGGTCGCCCTGCTTGAGACGTTCCGGCGCTACGATGTAGCGCTTGGTGCCGTCCACATAGTGCAACAGTGCGATGCGGGCGGTGCGGTTCGGGTCGTACTCGATGTGCGCGACCTTCGCCGGTACGCCGTCCTTGTCTGCGCGACGGAAGTCGATCAGACGGTACTGGCGCTTGTGGCCACCACCCTTGTGACGGGTCGTGATGCGTCCGGTGTTGTTACGGCCACCGGTCTTGTGCAGCGGGCGGAGAAGGGACTTCTCTGGCGTGCTGCGCGTAATTTCTGCGAAGTCGGCAACGGACGCGCCACGAAGGCCCGGCGTTGTCGGCTTGTATTTGCGAATTGCCATTTATTGTTCCTCGTTAAAGTGGTCTCCGGTTGCCTTAGGCGACCGGACCGCCGAAGATGTCGATGGTGTCATCGCCCTGGAGGGTGACGATCGCGCGCTTGGTGTTCTTGCGCTGTCCCCAACCGAAACGGGTACGCGTACGCTTACCCGGGCGATTGCTGGTGTTGACCGATGCAACCTTGACGCCGTAGATCTCCTCTACTGCAGCCTTGATTTCGGTCTTGTTCGAGCGTGGGTCCACCAGGAAGGTGTACTGACCCTCGTCGATCAGGTTGTAGCTCTTCTCCGAAACGACCGGAGCGACGATCACGTCGTGGGCCGTGCGACGGTTGATGTTAGTCACTTGGCGTCCTCCTTACCGGTGAAGGCGTCGAAGGCAGCCTTCGTGAAGATGACGTCATCAGCGCGGAGCACATCGTAGGTGTTGAGCTGGTCCGCGAACAGGGCGTGAACGTTCTCAAGGTTACGCACGGACAGAGCTGCGACGTCGTTGGCGCGTTCAAGCACCACGAGCAGGTTCTTCCGGGTCGTGAGGGACTTGAGGTTTTCGCGTGCCTGCTTGGTCGACGGGGTGTCGCCCGTGATGATGTCCTCTACGACGTGGATGCGATCGTGGCGGGCACGATCGGTGAGGGCGCCGCGCAGTGCAGCTGCCTTCATCTTCTTAGGGGTGCGCTGGGAGTAGTCGCGTGGCACTGGGCCGTGTGCGATACCACCGCCGCGCATCTGTGGCTCGCGGATGGAGCCCTGACGTGCACGGCCGGTCCCCTTCTGGCGGAACGGCTTGATGCCGGAGCCGGAGCGTTCAGCGCGGGTCTTGGTCTTGTGCGTACCCTGGCGGCGTGCTGCCTCTTGCGCAACAACTACCTGGTGCAAGAGAGCAACGGAGGCCTCGGTATCGAAGATCTCTGCTGGGAGATCAACCTTTACGGTTTTGATAGCCATTGGTTAGGCTCCCTTCACTGCAGTGCGAACCAGGACAACCTGGCCACGCGGACCTGGGACTGCGCCCTTGATGAGCAGGAGGTTGTTTTCTGCGTCAACACCGTGAACCGTGAGGTTCAGGGTGGTCTGACGCTCAACGCCCATGCGGCCCGGAAGCTTCTTGCCCTTGAAGACGCGACCTGGGGTCGACGCCTGGCCTACGGAGCCTGGCTTGCGGTGGTTCTTGTGCTGACCGTGGGATGCGCCTGCGCCGGAAAAGCCATGGCGCTTCATTGCACCTGCGAAGCCCTTACCTTTGGTGGTTCCGGTGATGTCTACCTTGGAACCGGCTTCGAACTGTTCGACGGTCAGTTCCTGGCCGAGTTCGTAGTCTGCGGCGTCAGCGGTACGTACTTCAGCTACGTGGCGGCGTGGGGTCACGCCTGCGGCCTTGAAGTGGCCGACGAGTGGCTTGGTGACCTTGGTTGGGTCTACCTGGCCGTAGCCGATCTGGATCGCGGTGTAGCCGTCGCGCTCTTCGTTGCGCAGCTGGGTGACGACGTTAGCGTCAGCCTTGACGACGGTGACCGGGATCAGGTTGTTGTCTTTATCCCAGACCTGGGTCATGCCGAGCTTCGTGCCCAGCAGGCCCTTGATGTTGCGGCTTGCGGTCATAGTTATCTCAGCACCTCCCTATTAAAGCTTGATTTCGATGTTGACATCCGCTGGCAGGTCGAGGCGCATGAGCGAATCGACGGCCTTTGGAGTTGGATCCACGATGTCGATGAGGCGCTTGTGGGTGCGCATCTCGAAGTGTTCGCGGGAGTCCTTGTATTTGTGTGGGGAGCGAATCACGGTGAACGTGTTCTTCTCCGTTGGCAGCGGCACTGGGCCGACGACGGTTGCGCCGGCGCGAGTGACGGTATCCACGATCTTGCGGGCGGAGGTGTCAATGACTTCGTGGTCGTATGACTTCAGCCGGATGCGGATTTTCTGTCCCGCCATGCTGTCTTCCTTACGTTGTTAGCACTGTTATTGATGTGTGCCTCACGGGTCACAGCGGTGGCAGCTAGTTCCAGGAAGGTCTGGTTCTCTATGCGCTTGCTGTAACCGGCACGCCCGGTTGCGAGCCAAATCCTAAATACTTCAGGGTTCCTTGCCTCGGCCGAGCTCCGATCCACGCACTCGGGCGTGTCTTCACCGGTGTGGTGTTATCCGCCGTCATTTGTGCAGGGACCGTGTTGGCATCTTGGTTCTAGGCCCAAAAAGCCAACTTATCTAGTGTGGCACATCCTGTGTTGATTCACAAAATAATGTGATGGGCTCAACGTCGGTTGCCTCATTTCGGGTGTGGGCGGCGGGGACGCGAAAGGGGTCCGACTCCCCTTGCGGAGAATCGGACCCCTTTTCGTTATGGCCTTTCGTTATGGCTGATTCACATCATGATGATGTGGCCTACGCCAGATCAGTAAGACGGGTCCTACTTGATGATCTTGGTGACGCGGCCCGAACCAACAGTGCGGCCACCCTCACGGATAGCGAAGCCGAGGCCCTCTTCCATAGCGATTGGCTGGATGAGCTCGACGGTCATCTCGGTGGTGTCACCTGGCATAACCATCTCAGTGCCCTCTGGGAGGGTAATAACACCGGTCACGTCAGTCGTACGGAAGTAGAACTGTGGGCGGTAGTTCGAGTAGAACGGGTTGTGGCGGCCACCCTCGTCCTTGGAGAGGATGTACACGTTTGCCTCGAACTCGGTGTGTGGGGTGATCGAGCCTGGCTCGACAACAACCTGACCGCGCTCAACGTCTTCACGCTTGAGACCGCGGAGCAACAGACCACAGTTCTCGCCAGCCCATGCTTCGTCGAGCTGCTTGTGGAACATCTCGATACCGGTAACGGTGGTCTTCTGCAGTGGGCGCAGACCAACGATCTCAACCTCGGAGTTGAGCTTGAGGGTACCGCGCTCTGCACGGCCGGTAACAACGGTACCGCGACCGGTAATGGTGAAGACATCCTCGATTGGCATCAGGAATGGCTGATCCTTCTCGCGGACTGGGTCTGGGATGTACTCGTCAACAGCGTTCATGAGCTCCATGATGGAGTCAGCCCACTTCTCGTCGCCCTGCAGCGCCTGGTAAGCGGAAACGCGGATGACTGGAGCCTCGTCGCCGTCGAAGCCCTGGGAGGACAGAAGTTCGCGAACCTCCATCTCAACGAGGTCGAGGAGCTCTTCGTCGTCAACCATGTCGCACTTGTTGAGTGCAACGAGCAGGGCAGGAACGCCAACCTGGCGTGCCAGCAGAACGTGCTCGCGAGTCTGAGCCATTGGGCCGTCGGTAGCAGCAACCACGAGGATTGCGCCGTCCATCTGAGCAGCACCGGTGATCATGTTCTTGACGTAGTCAGCGTGGCCTGGAGCGTCAATGTGTGCGTAGTGACGCTTCTCGGTCTCGTACTCCACGTGGGAGATGGAGATGGTAATACCGCGCTGGCGCTCTTCCGGAGCGGAGTCAATGTTTTCGAAGTCATAGCCGACGTTGGTGTCAGACGGGAAGCGGTCTGCCAATACCTTCGAGATAGCGGCGGACAGCGTCGTCTTGCCGTGGTCAACGTGGCCGATGGTGCCGACGTTTACGTGCGGCTTAGAGCGGTCAAACTTTGCCTTTGCCACAGATTCCTCCTAGAACTGTTTTCAGCAAACTTCCTACTGCTCACTCTTTTGGTGAGCAAGCTATCAATCAGTTTACTGATGGCGTGTTGGTTTATGAAAATTCAGCGGGATCCAGTGAGATCTGCCTCACCTTAGCGGTGATCCCTGTTCGTCCGCCGGCCAGCCTGTAAAGCTGCTCCGGCGGTGAACGAGTGGGCGGTACTACTCGCGGCAGTGCCGCCCACTCGTTCTACCCACAGGAATTACTCGCCGCGGGACTTCTGGATGATCTCGTCCGCGACGCTCTTCGGCACCTCGGCGTAGCTGTCGAAGACCATCGAGTACACGGCGCGGCCCTGCGTACGGGAACGCAGGTCGCCGATGTAGCCGAACATCTCCGAAAGCGGAACCTGAGCCTTGACGACGCGAACGCCCTGAGCGTCATCCATCGACTGGATGGAGCCGCGGCGGGAGTTCAGGTCACCGATGACATCGCCCATGTACTCTTCTGGGGTGCGGACCTCAACGGCCATGACCGGCTCGAGCAGAACCGGGTTGGCACGCTTCATGGCTTCCTTATAAACCTGGGAGCCTGCGATCTTGAACGCCATTTCAGACGAGTCAACATCGTGGTATGCACCGTCGAGCAGGGTTGCCTTGACGCCGACCATCGGGTAGCCAGCCAGGACACCGAGTTCCATGGCTTCCTGGATACCCTGGTCAACGGATGGGATGTATTCGCGTGGAATACGGCCACCGGTGACGGCATTCTCAAACTCGTAGATGGTGTCGCCTTCGACCTCGAGAGGTTCGAAAGTGACCTGGACCTTTGCGAACTGGCCGGAACCACCGGTCTGCTTCTTGTGGGTGAAGTCGACCTTCTCCACGGTGCGGCGGATGGTTTCGCGGTATGCAACCTGTGGCTTACCGACGTTCGCTTCAACCTTGAATTCGCGCTTCATGCGGTCGACGAAGACGTCGAGGTGCAGCTCGCCCATGCCGCCGATTTCGGTCTGGCCGGTTTCGTCGTTAAGAGAAACGGTGAAGGTTGGGTCTTCAGCGACGAGCTTCTGGATCGCGTTGGAGAGCTTCTCCTGGTCGCCCTTGGTCTTCGGCTCGATAGCAACGAAGATCACTGGCTCTGGGAAGGTCATCGATTCGAGGATGATCGGAGCATCGGATGCGCACAAGGTGTCACCAGTGGTGGTGTCCTTGAGGCCGATGACCGCGTAGATGTGGCCTGCTACGATCTCTTCGACTGGCTGTTCCTTGTTCGCGTGCATCTGGAACATCTTGCCGATGCGTTCGCGCTTACCCTTGGTCGAGTTCAGGATCTGAGCACCGGATTCGAGGCGGCCCGAGTAGACGCGGATGAAGGTCAGGGTGCCGAAGAATGGGTGGGATGCGATCTTGAACGCGAGAGCCGAGAACGGCTCGTCGACGGATGGCTTACGGGTCAGCTCAACCGTCTCGTCCTTCGGGTCGGTACCGTGCATCGGTGGAACGTCCAGCGGCGATGGCAGGTAGTCGACGATGGCGTCGAGGATTGGCTGAATGCCGCGGTTCTTGAACGCGGAGCCGCAGAAGACTGGGTAGGCTTCGTCGGCAACGGTCAGCTTGCGGATACCGGCCTTGAGCTCAGCTTCGGTGATTTCCTCGCCTTCGAGGTACTTCTCCATGAGCTCTTCGTCAGCTTCTGCGACGTCTTCGACGAGCTTTGCGCGGTATTCCTCAGCCTTGTCCTTCAGATCAGCTGGGATCTCTTCAGTGGTGTACTTCTGGCCGAGGGATACGTCACCCTTCGAATCAGCTTCCCACTTGAGAGCCTTCATGCTGACGAGGTCAACAACGCCAACGAAATCGCTCTCAGCGCCGATTGGCAGCTGCATCACGAGTGGCTTAGCGCCCAGACGGGAGACGATGGTTCCTACCGTGTGGTAGAAGTCAGCGCCCATCTTGTCCATCTTGTTGACGAAGCAAATGCGTGGAACGCCGTACTTGTCTGCCTGACGCCACACGGTCTCGGACTGCGGCTCAACGCCTTCCTTGGCGTCGAAGACAGCGACAGCGCCGTCGAGAACGCGCAGGGAACGCTCAACTTCAACGGTGAAGTCAACGTGGCCTGGGGTGTCGATGACGTTGATCTGGTTGTCATTCCAGTAAGCGGAGACTGCAGCGGAGGTAATGGTAATACCGCGCTCCTTCTCCTGCTCCATCCAGTCGGTCGTCGATGCACCGTCGTGCGTCTCGCCGAGCTTGTGGTTCACACCCGTGTAGAACAGGATGCGTTCCGTAGTAGTGGTCTTGCCCGCATCGATGTGGGCCATAATGCCGATGTTGCGGACCTTCTTAAGGTCGGTGAGCACGTCGAGTGCCACGGTGTCTCCCTTACGGTTGAGGTGTCAATACCCGGTGGCGAGGATCGCCACCGGGTAGAACGTGGATTACCAGCGGTAGTGAGCGAACGCCTTGTTGGCTTCCGCCATCTTGTGAGTATCCTCGCGGCGCTTGACTGCTGCGCCGAGGCCGTTGGAGGCGTCCAGGATCTCGTTCATGAGGCGTTCGGTCATGCTCTTCTCGCGGCGGACCTTCGAGAAGCCGACCAGCCAGCGCAACGCGAGCGCAACCGAGCGACCAGGCTTGACCTCAACAGGGACCTGGTAGGTTGCGCCACCGACGCGGCGGGAGCGAACCTCAAGTGCAGGCTTGATGTTTTCGATGGCCTTCTTGAGGGTGGCTACCGGGTCGTTACCGGTCTTAGCCTGGGTGCCTTCAAGTGCGCCGTAGACAATGCGCTCTGCGGTGGACTTCTTACCGTCTACGAGCACCTTGTTGATCAGCTGGGTGACCAGTGCGGAGCCGTATACCGGATCGTTGACAATTGGACGCTTGGGAGCTGGACCCTTACGAGGCATTACTTCTTCTCCTTCTTAGCGCCGTAGCGGGAACGGGCCTGGCCGCGGTCCTTGACACCCTGGGTGTCGAGTGCGCCGCGGACGATCTTGTAGCGGACACCTGGCAGGTCCTTCACACGGCCACCGCGAACGAGCACAATGGAGTGTTCCTGCAGGTTGTGGCCCTCACCTGGGATGTAGGCAGTTACTTCGGTGCCGCCTGCGAGGCGGACACGAGCAACCTTACGAAGCGCGGAGTTCGGCTTCTTAGGGGTGGTGGTGTACACGCGGGTGCACACGCCGCGGCGCATTGGGTTACCCTCAAGCGCCGGGGTCTTCGACTTGTTCTTGTGTGGAGCGCGACCCTTGCGCACCAGCTGCTGAATTGTAGGCAATCTATGTCCTTACGTTGCTGATCGGACTGTCCGCTTGCCCACCCGGTTGCCTCACTATGTAAAGCGCGGCGGGCGATGCGTGCGGTTATCGTTTTCTCGCGATCTCTAAACCGCTTGGTCCGAGGCGTGCGAAAGTGTGGAGTACGTCATTCAACCTGCGAACGACACGGACTGAGTCCACTTCTCCACACGAAAACTCTGATCATCCACTATATCAGCATTTTCGTTCTCGCCACAATCTGCACGTTCGCGGCCGCCAAGCCCATATCCGCAAGCGTGCATGCCACAAGAGTGCCAGCGCCGCCCCAACGCCAACGCAACACGACATGGCCGGAGAATAAACAGCTCTTAACGCCGATGCGGCAGGCACCTCCCCTACGGAAGGCACCCGCCGCATCGTACTTGTTCTCAGCTAACCGGCGCTTACGTCACCAGCCAGCGAGGCTAGAGATCAGTTGAAGTCCTGACCGAAGTTGCCGTACTCCTCCATCGAGATCGCGGAGAACTCGCCACCGAACGCTTCCATCCCCTGATAATCGAAACCAGAGAAAGCGGATGGGCCGGAGTAGAAGGAAGCCTTCGCTTCCTCAGTCGGCTCAACATCAACCTGGGTGTAGCGATCCAAGCCAGTACCGGCAGGGATCAGCTTACCGATGATGACGTTCTCCTTCAGACCCAACAGCGGATCAGACTTAGCCTCCATAGCGGCCTGGGTCAGAACGCGCGTGGTCTCCTGGAAGGACGCGGCGGACAGCCACGACTCGGTAGCCAGCGAAGCCTTGGTGATACCCATGAGCTCGTCACGGCCCGATGCCGGGCGGGCGCCTTCAGCGACAGCCTTACGGTTAGCAGCCTGGAAGACCGCACGGTCAGCCAGCTCACCAGGAAGCAGATCCGTGTCACCCTGATCAATCACGGTGATGCGGCGCAGCATCTGGCGAACAATAACCTCAACGTGCTTATCGTGAATACCCACGCCCTGAGACT
The Pseudoglutamicibacter albus DNA segment above includes these coding regions:
- the rpsS gene encoding 30S ribosomal protein S19; its protein translation is MPRSLKKGPFVDQHLLVKVLNQNEAGTRNVIKTWSRRSMIVPDMLGHTIAVHDGRKHIPVFITESMVGHKLGEFAMTRTFRGHVKDDKKGKRR
- the rplB gene encoding 50S ribosomal protein L2 translates to MAIRKYKPTTPGLRGASVADFAEITRSTPEKSLLRPLHKTGGRNNTGRITTRHKGGGHKRQYRLIDFRRADKDGVPAKVAHIEYDPNRTARIALLHYVDGTKRYIVAPERLKQGDRVESGPNADIKPGNNLPLRNIPVGTVVHAIELRPGGGAKMARSAGASAQLVAREGKYAQLRLPSGEIRNVDVRCRATVGEVGNAEQININWGKAGRMRWKGVRPTVRGVSMNPVDHPHGGGEGRTSGGRHPVNPAGKKEGRTRRPNKSSDKLIVRRRRTGKNKR
- the rplW gene encoding 50S ribosomal protein L23; the protein is MTNINRRTAHDVIVAPVVSEKSYNLIDEGQYTFLVDPRSNKTEIKAAVEEIYGVKVASVNTSNRPGKRTRTRFGWGQRKNTKRAIVTLQGDDTIDIFGGPVA
- the rplD gene encoding 50S ribosomal protein L4, translating into MAIKTVKVDLPAEIFDTEASVALLHQVVVAQEAARRQGTHKTKTRAERSGSGIKPFRQKGTGRARQGSIREPQMRGGGIAHGPVPRDYSQRTPKKMKAAALRGALTDRARHDRIHVVEDIITGDTPSTKQARENLKSLTTRKNLLVVLERANDVAALSVRNLENVHALFADQLNTYDVLRADDVIFTKAAFDAFTGKEDAK
- the rplC gene encoding 50S ribosomal protein L3; amino-acid sequence: MTASRNIKGLLGTKLGMTQVWDKDNNLIPVTVVKADANVVTQLRNEERDGYTAIQIGYGQVDPTKVTKPLVGHFKAAGVTPRRHVAEVRTADAADYELGQELTVEQFEAGSKVDITGTTKGKGFAGAMKRHGFSGAGASHGQHKNHRKPGSVGQASTPGRVFKGKKLPGRMGVERQTTLNLTVHGVDAENNLLLIKGAVPGPRGQVVLVRTAVKGA
- the rpsJ gene encoding 30S ribosomal protein S10, whose protein sequence is MAGQKIRIRLKSYDHEVIDTSARKIVDTVTRAGATVVGPVPLPTEKNTFTVIRSPHKYKDSREHFEMRTHKRLIDIVDPTPKAVDSLMRLDLPADVNIEIKL
- the tuf gene encoding elongation factor Tu, translating into MAKAKFDRSKPHVNVGTIGHVDHGKTTLSAAISKVLADRFPSDTNVGYDFENIDSAPEERQRGITISISHVEYETEKRHYAHIDAPGHADYVKNMITGAAQMDGAILVVAATDGPMAQTREHVLLARQVGVPALLVALNKCDMVDDEELLDLVEMEVRELLSSQGFDGDEAPVIRVSAYQALQGDEKWADSIMELMNAVDEYIPDPVREKDQPFLMPIEDVFTITGRGTVVTGRAERGTLKLNSEVEIVGLRPLQKTTVTGIEMFHKQLDEAWAGENCGLLLRGLKREDVERGQVVVEPGSITPHTEFEANVYILSKDEGGRHNPFYSNYRPQFYFRTTDVTGVITLPEGTEMVMPGDTTEMTVELIQPIAMEEGLGFAIREGGRTVGSGRVTKIIK
- the fusA gene encoding elongation factor G — its product is MALDVLTDLKKVRNIGIMAHIDAGKTTTTERILFYTGVNHKLGETHDGASTTDWMEQEKERGITITSAAVSAYWNDNQINVIDTPGHVDFTVEVERSLRVLDGAVAVFDAKEGVEPQSETVWRQADKYGVPRICFVNKMDKMGADFYHTVGTIVSRLGAKPLVMQLPIGAESDFVGVVDLVSMKALKWEADSKGDVSLGQKYTTEEIPADLKDKAEEYRAKLVEDVAEADEELMEKYLEGEEITEAELKAGIRKLTVADEAYPVFCGSAFKNRGIQPILDAIVDYLPSPLDVPPMHGTDPKDETVELTRKPSVDEPFSALAFKIASHPFFGTLTFIRVYSGRLESGAQILNSTKGKRERIGKMFQMHANKEQPVEEIVAGHIYAVIGLKDTTTGDTLCASDAPIILESMTFPEPVIFVAIEPKTKGDQEKLSNAIQKLVAEDPTFTVSLNDETGQTEIGGMGELHLDVFVDRMKREFKVEANVGKPQVAYRETIRRTVEKVDFTHKKQTGGSGQFAKVQVTFEPLEVEGDTIYEFENAVTGGRIPREYIPSVDQGIQEAMELGVLAGYPMVGVKATLLDGAYHDVDSSEMAFKIAGSQVYKEAMKRANPVLLEPVMAVEVRTPEEYMGDVIGDLNSRRGSIQSMDDAQGVRVVKAQVPLSEMFGYIGDLRSRTQGRAVYSMVFDSYAEVPKSVADEIIQKSRGE
- the rpsG gene encoding 30S ribosomal protein S7; the protein is MPRKGPAPKRPIVNDPVYGSALVTQLINKVLVDGKKSTAERIVYGALEGTQAKTGNDPVATLKKAIENIKPALEVRSRRVGGATYQVPVEVKPGRSVALALRWLVGFSKVRREKSMTERLMNEILDASNGLGAAVKRREDTHKMAEANKAFAHYRW
- the rpsL gene encoding 30S ribosomal protein S12 produces the protein MPTIQQLVRKGRAPHKNKSKTPALEGNPMRRGVCTRVYTTTPKKPNSALRKVARVRLAGGTEVTAYIPGEGHNLQEHSIVLVRGGRVKDLPGVRYKIVRGALDTQGVKDRGQARSRYGAKKEKK